The Streptomyces sp. Mut1 genome window below encodes:
- a CDS encoding serine/threonine-protein kinase — MNGRLIGGRYELATILGQGGMGQVWTAYDQRLDRRVAVKLLRPDRVTGPIGSDAADELRRRFVRECRVTAQVDHPGLVTVHDAGSDGDDLYLVMQYVEGADLGDHLAEHDPYPWQWSVAVAAQLCAVLSAVHAVPIVHRDLKPRNVMVRPDGTVLVLDLGVASVLDTDTTRLTHTGSPIGSPAYMAPEQAMGGAVGPYTDLYALGVLLYELLSGDVPFAGSTALGVLHRHLYEPPLPIRRIRPDIPETLEALVLRLLAKDPQHRPAGAQEVYEHLAPLLPTLGSRPPAGPLDPTRPFLRPHAPWPDRPTVPPPAQPAPAPARPDVAAAVDEVKRLLGEGRITQAVDMLGGLLPVAAEQHGPGSPVVRILRKQYAATLMDDGQYRRALPELRLLADDRATQAGPADPQTLGYRCDIAQCLEQLGEPAAALAEYRAVLPYYENQYATGNDPARSYEIRHRIGQLLLALGDHAGARGQLQSLLYDTERTYGPHHPLPVELRRQLERQMQVRGG; from the coding sequence GTGAACGGTCGCCTCATCGGCGGGCGGTACGAACTGGCGACCATCCTCGGCCAGGGCGGCATGGGCCAGGTCTGGACGGCCTACGACCAGCGCCTGGACCGCCGCGTCGCCGTCAAACTGCTGCGCCCCGACCGGGTCACCGGACCCATCGGCAGCGACGCCGCCGACGAACTGCGCCGCCGCTTCGTCCGCGAATGCCGGGTCACCGCCCAGGTCGACCACCCGGGCCTGGTCACCGTGCACGACGCGGGCAGCGACGGCGACGACCTGTACCTCGTCATGCAGTACGTCGAGGGCGCCGACCTCGGCGACCACCTCGCCGAGCACGACCCCTACCCCTGGCAGTGGTCCGTCGCGGTGGCGGCCCAGCTGTGCGCCGTCCTGAGCGCCGTGCACGCCGTGCCGATCGTCCACCGCGACCTCAAGCCCCGCAATGTGATGGTCCGCCCGGACGGCACCGTCCTCGTCCTCGACCTCGGCGTCGCCTCCGTCCTCGACACCGACACCACCCGCCTCACCCACACCGGCTCACCCATCGGCTCCCCGGCCTACATGGCCCCCGAGCAGGCGATGGGCGGCGCGGTCGGCCCGTACACCGACCTCTACGCACTCGGCGTGCTCCTGTACGAACTGCTCAGCGGCGACGTGCCGTTCGCCGGTTCCACCGCCCTCGGCGTGCTGCACCGCCACCTCTACGAGCCCCCGCTGCCCATACGCCGGATCCGGCCCGACATCCCCGAGACCCTGGAAGCGCTCGTGCTGCGGCTGCTCGCCAAGGACCCGCAGCACCGCCCGGCCGGCGCCCAGGAGGTCTACGAGCACCTCGCCCCCCTGCTGCCCACGCTCGGCTCCCGGCCGCCCGCGGGACCGCTCGACCCGACCCGCCCCTTCCTGCGCCCGCACGCCCCCTGGCCCGACCGCCCCACGGTCCCGCCACCCGCCCAGCCCGCCCCGGCACCCGCCCGCCCGGACGTCGCCGCCGCCGTGGACGAGGTCAAACGGCTGCTCGGCGAGGGCCGCATCACCCAGGCCGTCGACATGCTCGGCGGGCTCCTCCCCGTCGCCGCGGAACAGCACGGACCCGGCTCCCCGGTCGTCCGCATCCTGCGCAAGCAGTACGCGGCGACGCTGATGGACGACGGCCAGTACCGCCGCGCCCTGCCCGAACTCCGCCTCCTCGCCGACGACCGGGCCACCCAGGCGGGCCCCGCCGACCCGCAGACCCTCGGCTACCGGTGCGACATCGCCCAGTGCCTGGAACAGCTCGGCGAACCCGCCGCCGCACTCGCCGAGTACCGCGCCGTCCTGCCCTACTACGAGAACCAGTACGCCACGGGCAACGACCCGGCACGCTCCTACGAGATCCGCCACCGCATCGGGCAACTGCTCCTCGCGCTCGGCGACCACGCAGGCGCACGCGGCCAGCTCCAGTCCCTGCTGTACGACACCGAGCGCACCTACGGGCCGCACCACCCGCTGCCCGTCGAACTGCGCCGCCAACTGGAACGCCAGATGCAGGTCCGCGGCGGTTGA
- a CDS encoding N-6 DNA methylase → MPENATEVTAAGIARLAGVGRAAVSNWRRRHADFPQPVGGTETSPSFALSEVERWLRDQGKLVEVPLRERVWQQLAGHPAGAVTALVHVGCALLVADRSPRAWREITGVSDTRMAGVLSLALDDALTGRFGPAGNGRAVRTPDRDELLPSVPLLRGAAELAAETGARETYEFLLGRQLDANPRQYTLTPPGLAELMAALAGADHPDVRTVLDPATGTGALLVAAPCATALHGQESDPDLAALTALRLALRTAPAECTLDVRTGDTLRTDAFPRLAADAVLCHPPFNERNWGHDELAYDPRWEYGFPARTESELAWVQHALARLRDGGTAVLLMPPAAASRRSGRRIRADLLRRGALRAVIALPAGAAPPYGIPLHLWVLRKPGADPHPTPELLLVDTAEPAEQSADRGGRDRPDWPALRRAVLDAWQTYDGQREEPDADGQREQAADGHREAPGASRIVPVIELLDDDVDLAPARHLPSPAATGGPAELAGVRERLTRTLQLASGLTPPPPALATPAHRPLTTIGELARAGALQLRHGGTGTGEGPVLTEHDVLAATAPSGSLPAEGTPEEPVLVAPGDVVVPVLGGVTVVRVVDEATAGAALGRNLQLLRPDPAVLDPWFLAGFLRGTTNNRQASSHASTATRLDARRLQLPRLPLAEQQRYGERFRALAAFEDALRLAGRLGGQLVQGLYDGLTDGTVTPE, encoded by the coding sequence GTGCCGGAGAACGCGACAGAGGTGACCGCCGCCGGGATCGCCCGCCTGGCGGGCGTGGGGCGTGCCGCCGTCAGCAACTGGCGCCGGAGGCACGCCGACTTCCCCCAGCCCGTCGGCGGCACCGAGACCAGCCCGTCCTTCGCCCTGTCCGAGGTCGAACGATGGCTGCGCGACCAGGGCAAGCTCGTCGAGGTCCCGCTCCGGGAACGCGTCTGGCAGCAGCTGGCCGGCCACCCCGCGGGCGCCGTCACCGCCCTGGTCCACGTCGGCTGCGCCCTGCTCGTCGCGGACCGGAGCCCGAGGGCCTGGCGCGAGATCACCGGCGTGTCCGACACGCGCATGGCCGGCGTGCTCTCCCTCGCACTCGACGACGCGCTCACCGGCCGCTTCGGACCCGCCGGGAACGGGCGCGCGGTGCGCACCCCGGACCGGGACGAACTCCTGCCGTCCGTACCCCTCCTGCGCGGCGCCGCCGAGCTGGCCGCCGAGACCGGCGCCCGGGAGACGTACGAGTTCCTGCTCGGCCGGCAGCTCGACGCCAACCCGCGCCAGTACACGCTCACCCCGCCCGGACTCGCCGAACTGATGGCGGCCCTGGCCGGCGCGGACCACCCGGACGTGCGCACCGTCCTCGACCCGGCGACGGGCACCGGCGCGCTGCTCGTCGCCGCCCCCTGCGCCACCGCCCTCCACGGCCAGGAGAGCGACCCCGACCTCGCCGCCCTCACCGCGCTCCGCCTCGCCCTGCGCACCGCCCCCGCCGAGTGCACGCTCGACGTGCGGACCGGGGACACCCTGCGCACCGACGCCTTCCCCCGCCTCGCCGCAGACGCGGTGCTCTGCCACCCCCCGTTCAACGAGCGCAACTGGGGCCACGACGAACTCGCCTACGACCCCCGCTGGGAGTACGGCTTCCCCGCCCGCACCGAGTCCGAACTCGCCTGGGTGCAGCACGCGCTGGCCCGGCTGCGGGACGGCGGCACCGCCGTCCTGCTGATGCCGCCCGCCGCCGCCTCGCGCCGCTCCGGCCGCCGCATCCGCGCCGACCTGCTGCGCCGGGGCGCACTGCGCGCCGTCATCGCCCTGCCGGCCGGCGCCGCACCCCCGTACGGCATCCCGCTGCACCTGTGGGTCCTGCGCAAGCCGGGCGCCGACCCGCACCCCACGCCCGAACTGCTGCTGGTCGACACAGCCGAGCCCGCCGAACAGAGCGCCGACCGCGGCGGCCGCGACCGGCCCGACTGGCCGGCCCTGCGCCGCGCCGTACTCGACGCCTGGCAGACGTACGACGGACAGCGAGAGGAACCGGACGCCGACGGACAACGAGAACAGGCCGCCGACGGCCACCGCGAAGCGCCCGGCGCCTCCCGGATCGTCCCCGTCATCGAACTCCTCGACGACGACGTCGACCTCGCCCCCGCCCGCCACCTGCCGTCCCCCGCCGCCACCGGCGGGCCCGCCGAGCTGGCCGGCGTACGGGAGCGGCTGACCCGGACCCTCCAACTCGCCTCCGGGCTCACCCCGCCGCCCCCGGCCCTCGCCACCCCCGCGCACCGCCCGCTCACCACCATCGGCGAACTCGCCCGCGCCGGCGCCCTCCAGCTCCGCCACGGCGGCACCGGCACCGGCGAAGGACCCGTCCTCACCGAGCACGACGTGCTCGCCGCCACCGCCCCCTCCGGGAGCCTGCCCGCCGAAGGAACGCCCGAGGAACCCGTCCTCGTCGCGCCGGGAGACGTCGTCGTCCCCGTACTCGGCGGCGTCACCGTCGTCCGCGTCGTGGACGAGGCCACCGCCGGCGCCGCGCTCGGCCGCAACCTCCAGCTGCTGCGCCCCGACCCCGCCGTCCTCGACCCGTGGTTCCTCGCCGGCTTCCTGCGCGGCACCACCAACAACCGCCAGGCCAGCAGCCACGCCTCCACAGCGACCCGGCTCGACGCCCGCCGCCTCCAACTGCCGCGCCTGCCCCTGGCCGAACAGCAGCGCTACGGCGAACGCTTCCGCGCCCTGGCCGCGTTCGAGGACGCGCTGCGGCTCGCGGGACGGCTCGGCGGACAGCTCGTCCAGGGCCTGTACGACGGCCTGACGGACGGTACGGTCACCCCGGAGTGA
- a CDS encoding DUF4190 domain-containing protein, producing MSQYTQPPQPPYSQPQQPYTPDRTPGVRPARNGLGVAALILGLIGAVSGLIPFLFWLAGILGTIALVLGLVGRGRAKRGEATNKNMATFGTVLALIALILSVVGAVITFKAVGDAVDDLNKAVSDTTASAKPKAGGDTGKGKPKGGEEKKPAEEALEEGDSAVYDDDLTVTVGDATKYSPGEFAIGHTKGNKAYRVAVVIENAGKEKFDSTLVSVEARAGEDGVDAEQIFDDKVGQGFSGTVLPGKKVTVLFAFDSPADAKSLTVEVNPGFTYDATQWDLKL from the coding sequence ATGTCCCAGTACACGCAGCCGCCGCAGCCCCCGTACTCCCAGCCGCAGCAGCCGTACACACCCGACCGGACCCCCGGCGTCCGCCCCGCGCGCAACGGGCTGGGGGTGGCGGCCCTGATCCTCGGGCTCATCGGCGCCGTCTCCGGCCTGATCCCGTTCCTGTTCTGGCTGGCGGGCATCCTCGGCACGATCGCTCTGGTCCTGGGCCTGGTCGGCCGGGGCCGCGCCAAGAGGGGCGAGGCGACGAACAAGAACATGGCGACGTTCGGGACGGTCCTCGCGCTGATCGCGCTGATCCTCTCGGTGGTCGGCGCGGTGATCACGTTCAAGGCGGTCGGCGACGCGGTGGACGACCTGAACAAGGCGGTGTCGGACACGACGGCGTCCGCGAAGCCGAAGGCGGGCGGTGACACGGGCAAGGGGAAGCCGAAGGGCGGCGAGGAGAAGAAGCCCGCCGAAGAGGCACTGGAGGAGGGCGACTCGGCGGTGTACGACGACGACCTCACGGTCACGGTCGGCGACGCGACCAAGTACTCCCCCGGTGAGTTCGCGATCGGTCACACCAAGGGCAACAAGGCCTACCGGGTCGCCGTCGTCATCGAGAACGCGGGCAAGGAGAAGTTCGACTCCACGCTCGTCAGCGTCGAGGCGCGCGCCGGGGAGGACGGGGTCGACGCCGAGCAGATCTTCGACGACAAGGTCGGCCAGGGCTTCAGCGGCACGGTCCTGCCGGGCAAGAAGGTCACGGTCCTCTTCGCCTTCGACTCGCCGGCCGACGCCAAAAGCCTGACCGTCGAGGTCAACCCCGGCTTCACGTACGACGCGACGCAGTGGGACCTGAAGCTCTGA
- a CDS encoding TetR/AcrR family transcriptional regulator yields the protein MGGMGEAGATRGRPRSFDRDAALAAAVRLFWERGYGATSIGELTEAMGIRPASLYAAFGDKRSLFEESVAAYGRTPAGTFMGAALEEEPTAYRAFARILREAARIYADPSHPAGCMTITAAANVAPQDAEVGARLKGLRNANLVAWESRLRAAQRTGELPERVNPRALAGYFATIIQGMSQRSCDGAGPDELAEIAELALAAWPGDREG from the coding sequence ATGGGGGGCATGGGAGAAGCAGGTGCGACGCGCGGCCGTCCGCGTTCCTTCGACCGGGACGCCGCTCTCGCGGCGGCGGTCCGGCTGTTCTGGGAGCGCGGCTACGGCGCGACCTCGATCGGTGAGCTGACGGAGGCGATGGGCATCAGGCCCGCGAGCCTCTACGCCGCGTTCGGCGACAAGCGCTCGCTCTTCGAGGAGTCGGTCGCCGCGTACGGGAGGACGCCGGCCGGGACCTTCATGGGGGCGGCCCTGGAGGAGGAGCCCACGGCCTACCGCGCGTTCGCGCGCATCCTGCGGGAGGCGGCGCGGATCTACGCCGACCCCTCGCACCCGGCGGGCTGCATGACGATCACCGCCGCCGCGAACGTCGCCCCTCAGGACGCCGAGGTGGGCGCGCGTCTGAAGGGCCTGCGCAACGCCAACCTCGTGGCCTGGGAGTCGCGGCTGCGGGCCGCGCAGCGCACGGGCGAGCTGCCGGAGCGGGTGAACCCCCGGGCCCTCGCCGGGTACTTCGCGACGATCATCCAGGGCATGTCGCAGCGGTCCTGCGACGGGGCCGGACCGGATGAACTGGCCGAGATCGCCGAGCTGGCGCTGGCCGCCTGGCCGGGGGACCGCGAGGGGTGA
- a CDS encoding SDR family oxidoreductase, producing the protein MRTNGLEGKVALVTGGSRGIGRGIAERLGRDGAVVAVAYARDARAADEVVDVIRKNGGAAFPVRAELGAHGDAAALWEAFDEQVTAHAPGGGVDIIMNNAASGLYSELSSLTEEAFDAVFAVNVRAPFFIVRHGLDRLRDGGRIINISSGAARIAMPEIIAYSATKSALDNFTLTLAKELGPRRITVNSVAPGIIDTDINADWLRGNAEAEAQAASLAALGRVGRPEDVADIVAFLASDDSRWMTGRVLDATGGSGL; encoded by the coding sequence ATGCGTACGAACGGGCTTGAGGGCAAGGTCGCACTGGTCACCGGCGGCAGCCGCGGCATCGGCCGGGGCATCGCGGAACGGCTGGGCCGGGACGGCGCCGTCGTCGCCGTCGCCTACGCCCGGGACGCGAGGGCGGCCGACGAGGTCGTCGACGTCATCCGCAAGAACGGCGGCGCCGCGTTCCCGGTCCGCGCCGAGCTGGGCGCGCACGGCGACGCGGCCGCGCTGTGGGAGGCGTTCGACGAGCAGGTCACCGCGCACGCGCCCGGCGGCGGCGTGGACATCATCATGAACAATGCCGCGTCGGGCCTCTACTCCGAGCTGTCCTCACTCACCGAGGAGGCGTTCGACGCGGTCTTCGCCGTCAACGTCCGGGCGCCGTTCTTCATCGTCCGCCACGGGCTGGACCGGCTGCGCGACGGCGGCCGGATCATCAACATATCCAGCGGCGCCGCCCGCATCGCCATGCCGGAGATCATCGCCTACAGCGCGACGAAGAGCGCCCTGGACAACTTCACACTGACCCTCGCCAAGGAGCTGGGCCCGCGCCGCATCACGGTCAACTCGGTGGCCCCCGGCATCATCGACACCGACATCAACGCGGACTGGCTGCGCGGCAACGCCGAGGCCGAGGCCCAGGCGGCGTCCCTGGCCGCACTGGGCCGGGTCGGCCGGCCCGAGGACGTCGCGGACATCGTGGCGTTCCTCGCCTCGGACGACTCCCGCTGGATGACCGGCCGGGTGCTCGACGCGACGGGGGGCTCGGGGCTCTGA
- a CDS encoding HNH endonuclease family protein, whose translation MMVPALAVTATLALSGCDPEQVTSGADRSGGAADGGGQSVTGFGASPLANADGTKPGLAPLTSDADRAAARKVIEKVATKGRGPKTGYKRDKFGYAWKDSVDGIPLSRNGCDTRNDLLARDGKDIELRSGSDCVVVSMTLKDPYTGKTIEWRKQEATKVQIDHVMPLSYDWQMGAAHWNEAKRQQIANDPLNLIPVDGPANNAKRDSGPATWLPPYKPVRCAYALRFAQVSLKYELPVTSADKEMMLRQCGG comes from the coding sequence ATGATGGTGCCCGCCCTGGCCGTGACGGCCACGCTGGCCCTGAGCGGTTGTGACCCCGAGCAGGTCACTTCGGGCGCCGACCGCTCCGGCGGCGCCGCCGACGGCGGCGGTCAGTCCGTCACCGGTTTCGGTGCCAGCCCGCTGGCGAACGCCGACGGTACGAAGCCGGGCCTCGCGCCCCTCACCTCGGACGCGGACCGGGCGGCGGCCCGCAAGGTCATCGAGAAGGTCGCGACCAAGGGCCGGGGCCCCAAGACGGGTTACAAGCGCGACAAGTTCGGGTACGCGTGGAAGGACTCGGTGGACGGCATCCCCCTGTCCCGCAACGGCTGCGACACCCGCAACGACCTGCTCGCCCGCGACGGCAAGGACATCGAACTCCGCTCCGGCTCGGACTGCGTGGTCGTCTCCATGACCCTCAAGGACCCGTACACCGGCAAGACCATCGAGTGGCGTAAGCAGGAAGCCACCAAGGTGCAGATCGACCACGTCATGCCGCTGTCGTACGACTGGCAGATGGGCGCCGCCCACTGGAACGAGGCCAAGCGGCAGCAGATCGCCAACGACCCCCTCAACCTCATCCCGGTGGACGGCCCGGCCAACAACGCCAAACGCGACTCGGGCCCCGCGACCTGGCTCCCGCCGTACAAGCCGGTGCGGTGCGCGTACGCGCTGCGCTTCGCCCAGGTCTCGCTGAAGTACGAACTGCCGGTGACGAGCGCGGACAAGGAGATGATGCTGCGGCAGTGCGGGGGGTGA
- a CDS encoding SCO6745 family protein — translation MSEELGRVRQMWHLLEPLHAVLYYAPEAFEEAAALGYAVDERWPSYFAWRAAPLGEAGAGRVGETFFSFSPRMVGAHVPGIWSVASPEAVLAARGRAVDRAYRTLLGEEATAPGTAEAAALLRRVAEAADTADRPLAAADAALPWPDEPHLALWHAATVLREHRGDGHLAALVHAGLDPVESLVSFAAIGAARPEVFASRGWSEGEWQDALQRLEKRGLVAGDGTATEAGRALRAEVERRTDEAAAAPWRVLGETERERLVALLGPLWVAAIGSGLLPSETTLGIGKV, via the coding sequence ATGTCCGAGGAGTTGGGTCGCGTACGGCAGATGTGGCACCTGCTGGAGCCCCTGCACGCTGTTCTCTACTACGCCCCGGAGGCCTTCGAGGAGGCCGCGGCCCTCGGGTACGCCGTCGACGAGCGCTGGCCGAGCTATTTCGCCTGGCGGGCGGCGCCGCTCGGGGAGGCCGGGGCGGGCCGGGTCGGGGAGACCTTCTTCAGCTTCAGCCCGCGCATGGTGGGCGCCCACGTCCCGGGAATCTGGTCCGTGGCCTCGCCGGAGGCGGTGCTCGCCGCCCGCGGGCGTGCCGTCGACCGCGCGTACCGCACGCTGCTGGGCGAGGAGGCCACCGCGCCGGGTACCGCCGAGGCCGCCGCACTGCTGCGGCGCGTCGCGGAGGCCGCCGACACGGCGGACCGGCCGCTCGCCGCGGCCGACGCCGCGCTCCCGTGGCCGGACGAACCCCACCTCGCCCTCTGGCACGCGGCGACCGTCCTGCGCGAACACCGGGGCGACGGCCACCTCGCCGCACTCGTGCACGCCGGGCTCGACCCGGTCGAGTCACTGGTGTCCTTCGCGGCGATCGGCGCCGCCCGCCCCGAGGTGTTCGCCAGTCGGGGATGGAGCGAGGGGGAGTGGCAGGACGCGCTCCAGCGGCTGGAGAAGCGGGGGCTGGTGGCGGGGGACGGGACGGCGACCGAGGCCGGCCGCGCCCTGCGGGCCGAGGTCGAGCGCCGCACCGATGAGGCGGCGGCCGCCCCGTGGCGGGTGCTCGGCGAGACGGAGCGGGAGCGGCTCGTCGCGCTGCTCGGGCCGCTGTGGGTGGCGGCGATCGGATCCGGGCTGCTGCCTTCGGAGACGACGCTCGGCATCGGAAAGGTGTGA
- a CDS encoding TetR/AcrR family transcriptional regulator — protein sequence MTSDRAYHHGDLRRAVLTAALDVIRTEGPAALSLRDLARRAGVSHAAPAHHFKDRTGLLTAIAAEGYDLFADALAAAPDLRERGVRYVRFAAEHPAHFQVMFQPDLCRDDDPDLQAAKARATAELRAGVATLAPTDTPRLTGVAAWSLAHGFATLLLSGNLDAAVGDRDPEEVFRSLTGLLFTPDGG from the coding sequence ATGACCAGTGACCGCGCCTACCACCACGGCGACCTGCGGCGGGCCGTCCTCACCGCCGCCCTCGACGTCATCCGCACCGAGGGCCCCGCCGCGCTGAGCCTGCGCGACCTGGCCCGCCGGGCCGGCGTCTCGCACGCTGCCCCCGCCCACCACTTCAAGGACCGCACGGGCCTGCTCACCGCCATCGCCGCCGAGGGCTACGACCTCTTCGCCGACGCCCTGGCCGCCGCCCCCGACCTGCGCGAACGAGGCGTGCGCTACGTACGCTTCGCCGCCGAGCACCCGGCCCACTTCCAGGTGATGTTCCAGCCGGACCTCTGCCGCGACGACGACCCGGACCTCCAGGCCGCGAAGGCCCGCGCCACGGCCGAACTCCGCGCGGGCGTCGCCACCCTCGCCCCCACCGACACCCCCCGCCTGACAGGCGTGGCCGCCTGGTCCCTCGCCCACGGCTTCGCCACCCTGCTCCTCAGCGGCAACCTGGACGCCGCGGTGGGCGACCGCGACCCGGAGGAGGTGTTCCGGTCACTGACGGGGCTGCTGTTCACGCCGGACGGGGGGTAG
- a CDS encoding GntR family transcriptional regulator — translation MGGNEWVGTSTPYLAPPPGARGDVWAAEAAAGGRRGSQRIVRAGEVAAPDEVARLLGVPAGRSVVARRRIMYLDGEPCELTDTYYPLDIARGTGLAGTAKIPGGAVALLAELGHTGVRVREEVTARSATAHEAEQLWVAAGDPVLQLTRLTLDGADRPIQVDVMAMPPRRQKLRYEMRIG, via the coding sequence ATGGGCGGTAACGAATGGGTCGGTACATCGACGCCCTACCTCGCCCCGCCCCCCGGCGCTCGGGGGGACGTCTGGGCGGCCGAGGCCGCGGCCGGGGGCCGGCGGGGCAGTCAGCGCATCGTCCGGGCCGGGGAGGTGGCGGCGCCGGACGAGGTCGCCCGGCTGCTGGGGGTGCCGGCCGGGAGGAGTGTCGTCGCCCGGCGCAGGATCATGTATCTCGACGGCGAGCCGTGCGAGTTGACGGACACCTACTACCCGCTGGACATCGCCCGAGGCACCGGCCTCGCCGGTACGGCCAAGATCCCGGGCGGTGCGGTCGCGCTCCTGGCGGAGCTGGGCCATACGGGCGTGCGCGTACGCGAGGAGGTGACCGCGCGGTCCGCCACCGCACACGAGGCCGAGCAGTTGTGGGTGGCGGCGGGCGATCCCGTACTACAGCTGACGCGCCTCACCCTGGACGGAGCGGACCGGCCCATTCAGGTCGACGTCATGGCCATGCCCCCACGACGCCAGAAGCTGCGCTACGAGATGAGGATCGGCTGA
- a CDS encoding MFS transporter: protein MSAGAEQSPESSPQPPESSPQPPGISPPARALSLWRDRRFTRFWAGNTVSQFGDRITELALPLIAVSALGASANQVAWLTALIWAPNLLGIFLGAWVDQRPRKRRLMVLADVLRAAVLLSLPVAYVLGTVTLPQLYLVAVLAGAGEVLFNTAYPPFFVRLVPRTSYVDANSKISTSRSASYVAGPAIGGALIQALTAPVAIVVDALTFLVSAVLIGRIPVQEEAPTTGEAAPPLLRRAREGLAFVVRHPVLRASLGCATTVNFFTFVAGSGLVVLFATRGLGLSAGAIGLALGIGATGALLGAVSAPRISRRIGIGRGILVGAVLFPAPIALAAVADGPLWLRAATLAGSEFLSGFGVMLFDINLNSLQAAVIPDHLRSRVAGAFGTVNYGVRPLGAVAGGALATLLGLRPTLLIAAAGGCLSLLWLLPSPIPRIRSLDGVDAGTFGAGEADTAPVAGRDTEAV, encoded by the coding sequence ATGAGCGCCGGCGCGGAGCAGTCGCCGGAGTCCTCCCCGCAACCGCCGGAGTCCTCCCCGCAACCACCCGGCATATCCCCGCCCGCGAGGGCGCTGTCACTCTGGAGGGACCGGCGTTTCACCCGCTTCTGGGCCGGGAACACGGTCTCGCAGTTCGGTGACCGGATCACGGAACTGGCCCTGCCGCTGATCGCGGTCAGCGCCCTGGGAGCCTCGGCCAACCAGGTGGCGTGGCTGACCGCCCTGATATGGGCGCCGAATCTGCTCGGGATCTTCCTGGGCGCGTGGGTGGACCAACGCCCGCGCAAACGCCGCCTGATGGTGCTCGCCGACGTCCTGCGCGCGGCGGTGCTGCTGAGCCTGCCGGTGGCGTACGTCCTCGGGACGGTGACGCTGCCGCAGCTGTACCTCGTGGCGGTCCTGGCGGGCGCGGGCGAGGTGCTGTTCAACACCGCGTACCCGCCGTTCTTCGTCCGGCTCGTGCCGAGGACGTCCTACGTGGACGCGAACAGCAAGATCAGCACCAGCCGTTCGGCCTCCTACGTGGCGGGACCCGCGATCGGCGGCGCGCTGATCCAGGCGCTGACGGCACCCGTCGCGATCGTGGTGGACGCGCTGACGTTCCTGGTGTCGGCGGTGCTGATCGGCCGCATCCCGGTCCAGGAGGAGGCGCCCACGACCGGCGAGGCGGCGCCCCCGCTGCTGCGACGCGCCCGCGAGGGCCTGGCGTTCGTGGTGCGCCACCCGGTGCTCCGGGCCTCCCTCGGCTGCGCGACGACGGTCAACTTCTTCACGTTCGTCGCGGGCAGCGGCCTGGTGGTCCTGTTCGCCACGCGCGGCCTCGGCCTGTCGGCCGGCGCGATCGGCCTCGCTCTGGGAATCGGGGCGACCGGCGCGCTGCTCGGAGCGGTGAGCGCGCCGCGCATCTCGCGCCGGATCGGGATCGGCCGGGGCATCCTCGTGGGCGCGGTCCTCTTCCCCGCCCCGATCGCCCTCGCCGCCGTCGCGGACGGCCCTCTCTGGCTCCGCGCCGCCACGCTGGCCGGCTCGGAGTTCCTCTCGGGCTTCGGCGTCATGCTGTTCGACATCAACCTCAACTCCCTCCAGGCCGCGGTGATCCCGGACCACCTGCGCAGCCGCGTCGCGGGCGCGTTCGGCACGGTCAACTACGGGGTGCGCCCCCTGGGCGCCGTGGCCGGCGGCGCCCTCGCCACCCTCCTCGGCCTGCGCCCCACCCTCCTGATCGCAGCGGCGGGCGGCTGCCTGTCCCTGCTCTGGCTCCTGCCCTCCCCGATCCCGCGCATCCGGTCGCTGGACGGGGTGGACGCGGGGACGTTCGGGGCGGGGGAGGCGGACACCGCACCCGTGGCCGGGCGGGACACGGAGGCGGTCTGA
- a CDS encoding ArsR/SmtB family transcription factor has translation MDSSNRMGDLEITDPQAMRALAHPVRLAILERLGRDGPATATELAPYVGATPSVTSWHLRHLATFGLVRDSEPGPDRRSRRWEAAARGFRFEASQDPADTESLSAARELSRQMFLRYGDLPARWAAETEPGLDPTWREAAGLANTRVTVTAEELAAIHEGIERVLAPYVTRDPADRPEGSRGVVMLRYVLPDGEGGDGGGDDGRDDGGDGGGGSGGDDGGAAGEGRTRGRTS, from the coding sequence ATGGACTCCAGCAACCGCATGGGCGACCTCGAAATCACCGACCCGCAGGCAATGCGGGCCCTGGCGCACCCGGTGCGCCTCGCGATCCTCGAACGGCTGGGCCGCGACGGACCGGCGACCGCGACCGAGCTGGCACCGTACGTGGGGGCGACCCCGTCGGTGACCAGCTGGCATCTGCGCCACCTCGCGACGTTCGGCCTGGTCCGCGACAGCGAGCCCGGCCCCGACCGCCGCAGCCGGCGCTGGGAGGCGGCGGCCCGCGGCTTCCGCTTCGAGGCGTCCCAGGACCCGGCGGACACCGAGAGCCTGTCCGCCGCGCGGGAACTCTCCCGCCAGATGTTCCTGCGCTACGGGGACCTCCCGGCCCGCTGGGCCGCCGAGACCGAGCCCGGTCTCGACCCGACGTGGCGCGAGGCCGCCGGCCTGGCCAACACCCGGGTCACGGTGACAGCGGAGGAACTCGCCGCGATCCACGAGGGCATCGAGCGCGTGCTCGCCCCGTACGTCACCCGCGACCCGGCCGATCGGCCCGAGGGGAGCCGGGGCGTGGTGATGCTGCGGTACGTCCTGCCGGACGGCGAGGGCGGAGACGGCGGCGGAGACGACGGCAGGGACGACGGCGGAGACGGCGGGGGAGGCAGCGGCGGAGACGACGGCGGTGCGGCCGGAGAAGGCAGGACGCGCGGGCGGACGTCATGA